The following coding sequences are from one Bos mutus isolate GX-2022 chromosome 22, NWIPB_WYAK_1.1, whole genome shotgun sequence window:
- the LOC102276247 gene encoding caspase-14 isoform X1, with protein sequence MEGSLGSGRRSGSDGQPAPPKISPTTEELQSRLQETLDLLSSQELRSFRDHLKKVEPPVSQVKLELEGHSPSGLAKLLAKHYYPAAVAKRVLVQVLELLPRADLLPRWQSAPTDCPVIPRKILKRSYDCVDGELYRYDLSGRRKAFLMCVKKNRLGAHQDVQLMKDWLKECKFEPTLCIDPDKMDLLGKITSFRDELNEFKDDIGCCLVTLMSHGEEGFIKMKDGEKVSLEDIFEMFNNKNCPALQEKPKIFIIQACRGERRDSGVETDDEPMDLDDGSEKKRLPTFSDYFIVYPTQADHVALRDPRTGSVMIKEMTEVFKQYGNKWHLADFFTIVNNRVVHRDFNLCNKPVKVSLVMESTLTKFVYF encoded by the exons ATGGAGGGGAGCCTGGGAAGCGGCCGGCGCTCGGGGTCAGACGGTCAGCCGGCGCCTCCGAAGATCTCGCCGACCACAGAGGAGCTGCAGAGCCgcttgcaggagaccctggactTGCTTTCCTCGCAGGAGCTGCGCAGCTTCCGCGACCACCTTAAGAAAGTGGAGCCGCCCGTGAGCCAGGTGAAGCTGGAGCTGGAGGGCCACAGCCCGTCGGGGCTGGCCAAGCTTCTTGCCAAGCACTACTACCCGGCGGCCGTCGCCAAGCGCGTCCTTGTCCAGGTGCTGGAGCTGCTACCCCGCGCAGACCTGCTGCCGCGCTGGCAGAGCGCCCCCACCGACTGCCCTG TGATTCCACGAAAGATTCTAAAGAGAAGCTATGACTGTGTGGACGGTGAATTG TACCGTTACGACCTAAGTGGCAGGCGGAAGGCCTTCCTCATGTGTGTGAAGAAGAACAGGCTAGGAGCTCACCAGGATGTCCAACTGATGAAGGATTGGCTTAAGGAGTGCAAGTTCGAACCGACGTTGTGCATCGATCCTGACAAAATG GACTTACTTGGAAAAATAACATCATTTCGTGATGAACTAAATGAATTTAAAGATGACATTGGCTGTTGCCTTGTTACTCTTATGTCCCATGGAGAAGAAGGTTTTATCAAAATGAAAGACGGTGAAAAAGTCAGCCTGGAagacatttttgaaatgtttaacaATAAAAATTGTCCAGCACTTCAAGAGAAACCAAAAATCTTTATAATCCAGGCTTGCAGAGGAG agagaagagacAGTGGTGTTGAAACAGATGATGAACCCATGGACTTGGATGATGGATCAGAGAAGAAGAGGCTGCCTACATTCAGtgattatttcattgtatatccCACCCAAGCAG atcATGTCGCTTTACGGGATCCCCGCACTGGCTCTGTGATGATCAAGGAGATGACTGAAGTCTTTAAGCAGTATGGGAATAAGTGGCACCTCGCTGACTTCTTTACCATA GTGAATAACAGAGTGGTGCACCGCGACTTTAATCTGTGTAACAAACCAGTGAAAGTATCGCTGGTAATGGAGTCGACTTTAACAAAATTTGTATACTTTTGA
- the LOC102276247 gene encoding caspase-14 isoform X2, with translation MEGSLGSGRRSGSDGQPAPPKISPTTEELQSRLQETLDLLSSQELRSFRDHLKKVEPPVSQVKLELEGHSPSGLAKLLAKHYYPAAVAKRVLVQVLELLPRADLLPRWQSAPTDCPVIPRKILKRSYDCVDGELDLLGKITSFRDELNEFKDDIGCCLVTLMSHGEEGFIKMKDGEKVSLEDIFEMFNNKNCPALQEKPKIFIIQACRGERRDSGVETDDEPMDLDDGSEKKRLPTFSDYFIVYPTQADHVALRDPRTGSVMIKEMTEVFKQYGNKWHLADFFTIVNNRVVHRDFNLCNKPVKVSLVMESTLTKFVYF, from the exons ATGGAGGGGAGCCTGGGAAGCGGCCGGCGCTCGGGGTCAGACGGTCAGCCGGCGCCTCCGAAGATCTCGCCGACCACAGAGGAGCTGCAGAGCCgcttgcaggagaccctggactTGCTTTCCTCGCAGGAGCTGCGCAGCTTCCGCGACCACCTTAAGAAAGTGGAGCCGCCCGTGAGCCAGGTGAAGCTGGAGCTGGAGGGCCACAGCCCGTCGGGGCTGGCCAAGCTTCTTGCCAAGCACTACTACCCGGCGGCCGTCGCCAAGCGCGTCCTTGTCCAGGTGCTGGAGCTGCTACCCCGCGCAGACCTGCTGCCGCGCTGGCAGAGCGCCCCCACCGACTGCCCTG TGATTCCACGAAAGATTCTAAAGAGAAGCTATGACTGTGTGGACGGTGAATTG GACTTACTTGGAAAAATAACATCATTTCGTGATGAACTAAATGAATTTAAAGATGACATTGGCTGTTGCCTTGTTACTCTTATGTCCCATGGAGAAGAAGGTTTTATCAAAATGAAAGACGGTGAAAAAGTCAGCCTGGAagacatttttgaaatgtttaacaATAAAAATTGTCCAGCACTTCAAGAGAAACCAAAAATCTTTATAATCCAGGCTTGCAGAGGAG agagaagagacAGTGGTGTTGAAACAGATGATGAACCCATGGACTTGGATGATGGATCAGAGAAGAAGAGGCTGCCTACATTCAGtgattatttcattgtatatccCACCCAAGCAG atcATGTCGCTTTACGGGATCCCCGCACTGGCTCTGTGATGATCAAGGAGATGACTGAAGTCTTTAAGCAGTATGGGAATAAGTGGCACCTCGCTGACTTCTTTACCATA GTGAATAACAGAGTGGTGCACCGCGACTTTAATCTGTGTAACAAACCAGTGAAAGTATCGCTGGTAATGGAGTCGACTTTAACAAAATTTGTATACTTTTGA
- the SLC25A38 gene encoding mitochondrial glycine transporter isoform X1, translating to MIQKSRPALLQHQDVGDRVETLMLQPVIKAFLCGSISGTCSTLLFQPLDLLKTRLQTLQPSARGSRRVGMLALLLNVVRTESPLGLWKGMSPSIVRCVPGVGIYFGTLYSLKQYFLRGHPPTALESIILGAGSRSVAGVCMSPITVIKTRYESGRYGYESVYAALRSICHSEGFRGLFSGLTATLLRDAPFSGIYLMFYSQTKNVVLHRTDQLDAVLVPVVNFSCGIFAGILASLVTQPADVIKTHMQLFPMKFRWIGQSVTLIFKDYGLRGFFQGSVPRALRRTLMAAMAWTVYEEMMAKMGLKS from the exons TTGCAGCCAGTCATCAAAGCTTTCTTGTGTGGCTCCATCAGTGGGACCTGCTCTACCCTCCTCTTCCAACCCCTGGATCTCCTCAAAACCCGCCTGCAGACCCTTCAGCCCTCGGCCCGTGG GTCCAGACGTGTTGGCATGTTGGCTCTGCTCCTGAATGTGGTTCGCACGGAGAGTCCGTTGGGCCTCTGGAAAGGGATGTCTCCC TCCATCGTGAGGTGTGTCCCAGGCGTTGGCATCTACTTTGGCACCCTCTACTCTCTGAAGCAGTACTTCCTGCGGGGCCATCCCCCCACCGCCCTGGAGTCCATCATACTGGGGGCGGGCTCCCGCTCCGTTGCAGGGGTCTGCATGTCACCCATCACTGTGATCAAGACACGGTACGAG AGTGGGCGGTATGGCTACGAGAGCGTCTATGCCGCCTTGAGGAGCATCTGTCACAGCGAGGGGTTCCGGGGCCTCTTCAGTGGCCTGACAGCAACACTGCTTCGTGACGCTCCCTTTTCCGGAATCTACCTGATGTTTTATAGCCAGACCAAAAACGTTGTGCTTCACCGTACAG ACCAGCTGGATGCAGTCCTTGTTCCTGTTGTGAATTTCAGCTGTGGGATATTTGCTGGGATTCTGGCCTCGCTGGTAACTCAACCTGCAGATGTGATCAAAACTCACATGCAGCTCTTCCCAATGAAATTTCGGTGGATTGGCCAGTCAGTTACGCTCATTTTCAAA GACTATGGGCTGCGTGGCTTCTTCCAAGGCAGTGTCCCCCGGGCCCTCCGCAGAACTCTGATGGCAGCCATGGCGTGGACAGTCTACGAAGAGATGATGGCCAAGATGGGCCTGAAGTCCTGA
- the SLC25A38 gene encoding mitochondrial glycine transporter isoform X2, which yields MIQKSRPALLQHQDVGDRVETLMLQPVIKAFLCGSISGTCSTLLFQPLDLLKTRLQTLQPSARGSRRVGMLALLLNVVRTESPLGLWKGMSPSIVRCVPGVGIYFGTLYSLKQYFLRGHPPTALESIILGAGSRSVAGVCMSPITVIKTRYESGRYGYESVYAALRSICHSEGFRGLFSGLTATLLRDAPFSGIYLMFYSQTKNVVLHRLWAAWLLPRQCPPGPPQNSDGSHGVDSLRRDDGQDGPEVLTQRGPGKDGTCCPAWFLPRAASSHHAGVR from the exons TTGCAGCCAGTCATCAAAGCTTTCTTGTGTGGCTCCATCAGTGGGACCTGCTCTACCCTCCTCTTCCAACCCCTGGATCTCCTCAAAACCCGCCTGCAGACCCTTCAGCCCTCGGCCCGTGG GTCCAGACGTGTTGGCATGTTGGCTCTGCTCCTGAATGTGGTTCGCACGGAGAGTCCGTTGGGCCTCTGGAAAGGGATGTCTCCC TCCATCGTGAGGTGTGTCCCAGGCGTTGGCATCTACTTTGGCACCCTCTACTCTCTGAAGCAGTACTTCCTGCGGGGCCATCCCCCCACCGCCCTGGAGTCCATCATACTGGGGGCGGGCTCCCGCTCCGTTGCAGGGGTCTGCATGTCACCCATCACTGTGATCAAGACACGGTACGAG AGTGGGCGGTATGGCTACGAGAGCGTCTATGCCGCCTTGAGGAGCATCTGTCACAGCGAGGGGTTCCGGGGCCTCTTCAGTGGCCTGACAGCAACACTGCTTCGTGACGCTCCCTTTTCCGGAATCTACCTGATGTTTTATAGCCAGACCAAAAACGTTGTGCTTCACC GACTATGGGCTGCGTGGCTTCTTCCAAGGCAGTGTCCCCCGGGCCCTCCGCAGAACTCTGATGGCAGCCATGGCGTGGACAGTCTACGAAGAGATGATGGCCAAGATGGGCCTGAAGTCCTGACCCAGCGGGGACCGGGCAAAGACGGGACCTGTTGTCCGGCTTGGTTTCTGCCAAGGGCCGCTTCATCTCACCATGCTGGAGTCAGATGA